The following are encoded in a window of Caldicellulosiruptor danielii genomic DNA:
- a CDS encoding RAMP superfamily CRISPR-associated protein has product MSKSYSFISFLESKDNYNNSSTAKLSAEFLNYKKMRLQIETLSYLHIWSGMYSEKDGVIYRTFIKSNDRYIIPGSSLKGCIRTVAEMVSYSCMGVAADKQTKEKMPVKKWHEDKGRRCIVCDMFGAPGYKSKLIFHDFAVVGEGDFSQITELICIPPSFRPHPHECDDYKDENGKFKGYKIYNHGKCKSASPDNGIWIEAIKPGVKFEGEIWFRSDLSQEQIKLLCFSLGLSGFDLKIGYGKNHCLGSIRISAVKGVNKFSQYVKECEPEELIKLAKDFEDEADYKVKENIKRIKEVWRIEK; this is encoded by the coding sequence ATGAGCAAATCCTATAGCTTTATTTCTTTTTTAGAGTCAAAAGATAACTATAACAATTCTTCTACAGCAAAACTTTCGGCTGAGTTTTTAAATTATAAAAAAATGCGTTTGCAGATAGAAACCTTGAGCTATCTTCACATTTGGTCTGGAATGTATTCAGAAAAAGATGGTGTGATTTACAGGACATTTATCAAATCAAATGACAGGTACATTATTCCTGGCAGTTCCTTAAAAGGATGTATAAGAACTGTTGCAGAGATGGTGTCGTATAGCTGTATGGGAGTTGCAGCTGACAAGCAAACAAAGGAAAAGATGCCTGTTAAAAAGTGGCACGAGGATAAAGGCAGAAGATGTATAGTTTGTGATATGTTTGGTGCGCCGGGGTACAAAAGCAAGCTTATCTTTCACGATTTTGCCGTTGTAGGAGAAGGAGATTTTTCTCAAATAACCGAGCTTATTTGCATTCCGCCATCTTTTAGACCACATCCCCATGAATGTGATGATTACAAAGATGAAAATGGCAAGTTTAAAGGTTATAAGATTTATAACCACGGCAAGTGTAAAAGCGCATCACCAGACAATGGTATTTGGATTGAGGCTATAAAACCCGGCGTGAAATTTGAAGGAGAAATTTGGTTTAGATCAGATTTGAGTCAAGAGCAGATAAAACTTTTGTGTTTTTCACTTGGTCTTAGTGGCTTTGATTTGAAGATAGGGTATGGGAAAAATCATTGTCTGGGTAGCATTCGCATCAGCGCTGTAAAAGGGGTAAATAAATTTTCGCAATATGTAAAAGAGTGTGAACCAGAAGAATTAATTAAACTTGCAAAAGATTTTGAAGATGAGGCAGATTATAAAGTAAAAGAAAACATAAAAAGAATAAAAGAAGTTTGGCGAATTGAAAAATGA